One window of Cucurbita pepo subsp. pepo cultivar mu-cu-16 chromosome LG19, ASM280686v2, whole genome shotgun sequence genomic DNA carries:
- the LOC111781534 gene encoding protein STICHEL-like 3 isoform X2, with protein MRAVRARILKEANGDISDHLRNHIHLTNCIHLKNHMHKHSPILAERSLMRDLIVLQRSRSLRDPSASPPSWQSPSLTDLPPRVGENNAVIREGRRSVGTESRRVGRTMSGSSPLSGSFATSKVIPADMNVGIDRVTAVSEHSVKSEIQDGRRIRREELSRRSVGNSVLDGNAESSPVQDAYLLHEIIFRKSESKDRSEQKDKQVKGIPFKKLSEQLISAPIHSEDIASSSANVYGRRSQQEKFIDEPEPSFRGNCSGLDRVKRRRFRATRRSHMNLTSRDTGVHNELSVASNTLAHGSSHSKHKMEEENENYANKNVMGAPGNGCGMPWNWSRIHHRGKTFLDMAGRSFSCGLSDSMLRKCSPTAHGNCISDTSIASDNSSSSAKFDAEALPLLVEASGSQESIENAGWQRDYSGELGIFADNYVEHEEDSDLASEARCSNRRRTQGHYPRSRHQNLTQKYMPRTFKGLVGQNLVAQALSNAVLKKKVGLLYVFYGPHGTGKTSCARIFARALNCQSLEHSKPCGLCNSCIGDDVGKSRNIREVVPASNLDFESINELLDHMIASRLPSQYTVFIFYDCDSFSSNCWSAITKVIDRAPRRLVFVFVCSSPDVLPHIIISRCQKFFFPKLKDADVIRTLQWIATQENLEIDKDALKLIASRSDGSLRDAEMTLEQLSLLGQRISVPLIQELVGLISDEKLVDLLDLALSADTVNTVKNLRLIIESGVEPMALMSQIATVITDILAGSYDFKKERPRRKFFRRQPLSKEDMEKLRQALRTLSEAEKQLRMSNDKLTWLTAALLQLAPDQQYMLSSSAETSFNHSPLALNNVNGRGLSRNADQLAEIPQKGLSTDLYDNRMAEGISLDKKRHSGVGVAPQQTIASADDLIKSSGKQVSGKDIEEIWLEVLGKIRRNSIKEFFIQEGKLASVSFGAAPTVRLIFNSHHAKSKAEKLREQILQAFESALGSSVIIEFRCELKNHSSVTLPASKNGLLHIRDMSSCEPQAQLSHYGSGEVGRGEIVEIDALPRVAHNQRESNHRNLEGSQGEVSVSRRNSTMSSISETREGGAQSQSQSIVRSKVSLAHVIQQAEGCSQRNGRSKHKTVSIAEELEQENLRLEPQSRSLLCWKASRVTQRKLSRLKIRTRRPQSLLKFVSCGKCLSA; from the exons ATGAG AGCTGTCCGCGCTAGAATTCTCAAGGAAGCAAATGGTGATATTAGCGATCATCTGCGTAACCACATTCACTTGACAAACTGCATTCACTTGAAGAATCACATGCACAAGCACAGCCCCATCTTGGCTGAGAGGTCTCTTATGAGGGACCTCATTGTCCTTCAGAGGTCGCGATCTCTCAGGGACCCTTCTGCAAGTCCTCCCTCATGGCAGTCTCCCTCATTAACTGATCTGCCACCGAGGGTGGGTGAAAATAATGCTGTGATTCGTGAAGGAAGAAGGTCAGTAGGAACTGAGAGTCGAAGGGTAGGTAGAACAATGTCAGGAAGTTCTCCACTCTCGGGAAGTTTTGCCACATCAAAAGTCATTCCGGCTGATATGAATGTGGGTATTGACAGGGTGACAGCAGTTAGTGAGCACAGTGTTAAGAGTGAAATCCAAGATGGTCGACGAATTCGGAGAGAAGAGTTAAGTCGGAGGAGTGTTGGAAACAGTGTCTTGGATGGCAATGCAGAATCATCACCTGTTCAAGATGCATATCTTCTGCACGAGATTATTTTTAGGAAATCAGAATCTAAAGATAGGAGTGAACAGAAGGATAAGCAGGTCAAGGGCATTCCATTTAAGAAACTATCGGAGCAACTGATTTCTGCTCCTATACATAGTGAGGACATTGCGTCTTCAAGTGCTAATGTATATGGGAGACGATCTCAGCAAGAGAAATTCATTGATGAACCTGAACCCAGCTTCCGTGGAAACTGCAGTGGATTGGATAGGGTAAAAAGGCGAAGATTTCGAGCTACAAGGAGAAGTCATATGAATTTAACTTCCAGAGACACTGGGGTTCACAATGAATTGTCTGTAGCTTCTAATACATTAGCTCATGGTTCATCTCATTCAAAGCATAAAAtggaagaggaaaatgaaaattatgccAACAAAAATGTCATGGGTGCTCCTGGAAATGGGTGTGGAATGCCTTGGAATTGGTCAAGAATTCATCATAGGGGGAAAACTTTTTTAGACATGGCTGGAAGGAGTTTCTCTTGTGGCCTGTCAGACTCAATGTTAAGAAAATGCAGTCCAACTGCACATGGGAACTGTATTTCTGACACATCCATTGCATCTGATAACTCAAGCTCATCTGCGAAGTTTGATGCCGAGGCACTACCTTTACTGGTTGAGGCCTCTGGGTCCCAGGAAAGCATTGAAAATGCTGGCTGGCAACGAGATTACTCTGGGGAATTGGGAATATTTGCTGATAATTATGTTGAACATGAAGAGGATTCCGACCTTGCTTCAGAAGCAAGGTGTAGTAACCGAAGAAGAACGCAAGGCCACTATCCTCGTTCTAGACATCAAAATCTGACACAAAAATACATGCCACGAACATTCAAAGGTTTGGTGGGACAAAATTTAGTAGCCCAAGCTCTTTCAAATGCTGtcttgaagaagaaggtggGGTTACTATATGTGTTTTATGGTCCTCATGGTACAGGAAAAACATCCTGTGCTCGCATATTTGCTAGAGCATTGAACTGCCAGTCTTTGGAACATTCCAAACCCTGTGGGTTATGCAATTCTTGCATTGGAGATGACGTGGGAAAGAGCAGGAATATAAGGGAAGTTGTTCCTGCGAGTAATCTAGACTTTGAGAGCATTAACGAACTACTTGACCATATGATAGCTTCTCGGCTCCCATCACAGTATACAGTGTTCATTTTTTATGATTGTGACAGCTTTTCCTCTAATTGCTGGAGTGCCATCACAAAGGTCATTGACCGAGCACCTCGACgtctagtttttgtttttgtctgtTCAAGTCCAGATGTTTTACCTCATATAATCATATCCAGGTGCcagaaattttttttcccaaagCTGAAGGATGCTGATGTCATCCGTACTTTGCAGTGGATTGCTACCcaagaaaatttagaaattgatAAAGATGCACTAAAACTTATCGCATCAAGATCTGATGGATCATTGAGGGATGCCGAAATGACTCTTGAGCAGCTCAGTTTACTTGGCCAGAGAATTTCTGTTCCTCTAATTCAGGAGCTA GTTGGGCTCATTTCTGACGAAAAATTGGTGGATCTTCTTGATCTAGCTCTATCTGCTGATACTGTAAACACTGTGAAAAACTTGAGGCTGATAATTGAAAGTGGTGTGGAGCCAATGGCATTGATGTCACAAATTGCAACTGTAATTACTGATATTCTTGCTGGTAGTTAtgatttcaaaaaagaaagacctCGAAGGAAGTTTTTCCGACGTCAACCAT TATCCAAAGAAGATATGGAAAAGCTACGTCAAGCTCTGAGAACATTGTCTGAAGCTGAGAAGCAATTAAGAATGTCGAATGATAAATTAACCTGGCTTACAGCTGCATTACTTCAACTTGCTCCTGATCAGCAGTATATGTTATCCAGTTCTGCGGAGACTAGCTTTAACCACAGTCCCTTGGCCCTGAATAATGTGAATGGCAGGGGTTTATCAAGGAACGCTGACCAGCTTGCTGAAATACCTCAGAAAGGATTGTCAACAGATTTATATGACAATAGAATGGCCGAAGGCATCAGTTTAGACAAAAAAAGACATTCTGGAGTTGGTGTGGCTCCTCAGCAGACAATTGCAAGCGCTGATGATTTAATCAAGTCTAGTGGAAAGCAGGTTTCTGGTAAAGATATTGAAGAAATTTGGTTGGAGGTGCTAGGAAAAATTCGGAGAAATAgtattaaagaattttttattcaagaaGGGAAGCTTGCATCAGTGAGTTTTGGTGCAG CACCAACTGTGCGCTTGATATTCAATTCACATCATGCAAAATCAAAAGCAGAGAAATTGAGAGAGCAAATCTTACAAGCATTTGAGTCTGCTCTTGGGTCATCAGTGATAATTGAATTTAGATGtgaattgaaaaatcattCATCAGTTACTCTACCTGCCTCCAAGAATGGTTTGTTACATATTAGGGACATGAGCAGTTGTGAGCCTCAAGCTCAGTTATCACACTACGGTTCCGGTGAAGTTGGAAGAGGTGAAATTGTTGAAATAGATGCTTTACCAAGGGTAGCCCATAATCAAAGAGAATCGAATCATAGGAATTTGGAAGGTTCACAGGGAGAAGTATCAGTCTCACGCAGGAACTCGACCATGTCATCAATTTCAGAAACAAGAGAAGGTGGAGCTCAAAGTCAGAGTCAAAGTATTGTGAGAAGCAAAGTATCTCTGGCACATGTTATTCAGCAGGCAGAAGGATGTTCACAGAGAAATGGACGGTCCAAACACAAGACTGTATCTATAGCTGAAGAACTTGAGCAGGAAAACTT GAGACTTGAACCTCAATCAAGAAGCTTATTATGCTGGAAAGCATCTAGAGTTACTCAAAGAAAG CTTTCACGGTTAAAAATCAGAACTCGAAGGCCACAGTCATTGCTGAAATTCGTCTCGTGTGGGAAATGTCTCTCTGCTTAG
- the LOC111781534 gene encoding protein STICHEL-like 3 isoform X1: protein MTRAVRARILKEANGDISDHLRNHIHLTNCIHLKNHMHKHSPILAERSLMRDLIVLQRSRSLRDPSASPPSWQSPSLTDLPPRVGENNAVIREGRRSVGTESRRVGRTMSGSSPLSGSFATSKVIPADMNVGIDRVTAVSEHSVKSEIQDGRRIRREELSRRSVGNSVLDGNAESSPVQDAYLLHEIIFRKSESKDRSEQKDKQVKGIPFKKLSEQLISAPIHSEDIASSSANVYGRRSQQEKFIDEPEPSFRGNCSGLDRVKRRRFRATRRSHMNLTSRDTGVHNELSVASNTLAHGSSHSKHKMEEENENYANKNVMGAPGNGCGMPWNWSRIHHRGKTFLDMAGRSFSCGLSDSMLRKCSPTAHGNCISDTSIASDNSSSSAKFDAEALPLLVEASGSQESIENAGWQRDYSGELGIFADNYVEHEEDSDLASEARCSNRRRTQGHYPRSRHQNLTQKYMPRTFKGLVGQNLVAQALSNAVLKKKVGLLYVFYGPHGTGKTSCARIFARALNCQSLEHSKPCGLCNSCIGDDVGKSRNIREVVPASNLDFESINELLDHMIASRLPSQYTVFIFYDCDSFSSNCWSAITKVIDRAPRRLVFVFVCSSPDVLPHIIISRCQKFFFPKLKDADVIRTLQWIATQENLEIDKDALKLIASRSDGSLRDAEMTLEQLSLLGQRISVPLIQELVGLISDEKLVDLLDLALSADTVNTVKNLRLIIESGVEPMALMSQIATVITDILAGSYDFKKERPRRKFFRRQPLSKEDMEKLRQALRTLSEAEKQLRMSNDKLTWLTAALLQLAPDQQYMLSSSAETSFNHSPLALNNVNGRGLSRNADQLAEIPQKGLSTDLYDNRMAEGISLDKKRHSGVGVAPQQTIASADDLIKSSGKQVSGKDIEEIWLEVLGKIRRNSIKEFFIQEGKLASVSFGAAPTVRLIFNSHHAKSKAEKLREQILQAFESALGSSVIIEFRCELKNHSSVTLPASKNGLLHIRDMSSCEPQAQLSHYGSGEVGRGEIVEIDALPRVAHNQRESNHRNLEGSQGEVSVSRRNSTMSSISETREGGAQSQSQSIVRSKVSLAHVIQQAEGCSQRNGRSKHKTVSIAEELEQENLRLEPQSRSLLCWKASRVTQRKLSRLKIRTRRPQSLLKFVSCGKCLSA, encoded by the exons ATGACTAGAGCTGTCCGCGCTAGAATTCTCAAGGAAGCAAATGGTGATATTAGCGATCATCTGCGTAACCACATTCACTTGACAAACTGCATTCACTTGAAGAATCACATGCACAAGCACAGCCCCATCTTGGCTGAGAGGTCTCTTATGAGGGACCTCATTGTCCTTCAGAGGTCGCGATCTCTCAGGGACCCTTCTGCAAGTCCTCCCTCATGGCAGTCTCCCTCATTAACTGATCTGCCACCGAGGGTGGGTGAAAATAATGCTGTGATTCGTGAAGGAAGAAGGTCAGTAGGAACTGAGAGTCGAAGGGTAGGTAGAACAATGTCAGGAAGTTCTCCACTCTCGGGAAGTTTTGCCACATCAAAAGTCATTCCGGCTGATATGAATGTGGGTATTGACAGGGTGACAGCAGTTAGTGAGCACAGTGTTAAGAGTGAAATCCAAGATGGTCGACGAATTCGGAGAGAAGAGTTAAGTCGGAGGAGTGTTGGAAACAGTGTCTTGGATGGCAATGCAGAATCATCACCTGTTCAAGATGCATATCTTCTGCACGAGATTATTTTTAGGAAATCAGAATCTAAAGATAGGAGTGAACAGAAGGATAAGCAGGTCAAGGGCATTCCATTTAAGAAACTATCGGAGCAACTGATTTCTGCTCCTATACATAGTGAGGACATTGCGTCTTCAAGTGCTAATGTATATGGGAGACGATCTCAGCAAGAGAAATTCATTGATGAACCTGAACCCAGCTTCCGTGGAAACTGCAGTGGATTGGATAGGGTAAAAAGGCGAAGATTTCGAGCTACAAGGAGAAGTCATATGAATTTAACTTCCAGAGACACTGGGGTTCACAATGAATTGTCTGTAGCTTCTAATACATTAGCTCATGGTTCATCTCATTCAAAGCATAAAAtggaagaggaaaatgaaaattatgccAACAAAAATGTCATGGGTGCTCCTGGAAATGGGTGTGGAATGCCTTGGAATTGGTCAAGAATTCATCATAGGGGGAAAACTTTTTTAGACATGGCTGGAAGGAGTTTCTCTTGTGGCCTGTCAGACTCAATGTTAAGAAAATGCAGTCCAACTGCACATGGGAACTGTATTTCTGACACATCCATTGCATCTGATAACTCAAGCTCATCTGCGAAGTTTGATGCCGAGGCACTACCTTTACTGGTTGAGGCCTCTGGGTCCCAGGAAAGCATTGAAAATGCTGGCTGGCAACGAGATTACTCTGGGGAATTGGGAATATTTGCTGATAATTATGTTGAACATGAAGAGGATTCCGACCTTGCTTCAGAAGCAAGGTGTAGTAACCGAAGAAGAACGCAAGGCCACTATCCTCGTTCTAGACATCAAAATCTGACACAAAAATACATGCCACGAACATTCAAAGGTTTGGTGGGACAAAATTTAGTAGCCCAAGCTCTTTCAAATGCTGtcttgaagaagaaggtggGGTTACTATATGTGTTTTATGGTCCTCATGGTACAGGAAAAACATCCTGTGCTCGCATATTTGCTAGAGCATTGAACTGCCAGTCTTTGGAACATTCCAAACCCTGTGGGTTATGCAATTCTTGCATTGGAGATGACGTGGGAAAGAGCAGGAATATAAGGGAAGTTGTTCCTGCGAGTAATCTAGACTTTGAGAGCATTAACGAACTACTTGACCATATGATAGCTTCTCGGCTCCCATCACAGTATACAGTGTTCATTTTTTATGATTGTGACAGCTTTTCCTCTAATTGCTGGAGTGCCATCACAAAGGTCATTGACCGAGCACCTCGACgtctagtttttgtttttgtctgtTCAAGTCCAGATGTTTTACCTCATATAATCATATCCAGGTGCcagaaattttttttcccaaagCTGAAGGATGCTGATGTCATCCGTACTTTGCAGTGGATTGCTACCcaagaaaatttagaaattgatAAAGATGCACTAAAACTTATCGCATCAAGATCTGATGGATCATTGAGGGATGCCGAAATGACTCTTGAGCAGCTCAGTTTACTTGGCCAGAGAATTTCTGTTCCTCTAATTCAGGAGCTA GTTGGGCTCATTTCTGACGAAAAATTGGTGGATCTTCTTGATCTAGCTCTATCTGCTGATACTGTAAACACTGTGAAAAACTTGAGGCTGATAATTGAAAGTGGTGTGGAGCCAATGGCATTGATGTCACAAATTGCAACTGTAATTACTGATATTCTTGCTGGTAGTTAtgatttcaaaaaagaaagacctCGAAGGAAGTTTTTCCGACGTCAACCAT TATCCAAAGAAGATATGGAAAAGCTACGTCAAGCTCTGAGAACATTGTCTGAAGCTGAGAAGCAATTAAGAATGTCGAATGATAAATTAACCTGGCTTACAGCTGCATTACTTCAACTTGCTCCTGATCAGCAGTATATGTTATCCAGTTCTGCGGAGACTAGCTTTAACCACAGTCCCTTGGCCCTGAATAATGTGAATGGCAGGGGTTTATCAAGGAACGCTGACCAGCTTGCTGAAATACCTCAGAAAGGATTGTCAACAGATTTATATGACAATAGAATGGCCGAAGGCATCAGTTTAGACAAAAAAAGACATTCTGGAGTTGGTGTGGCTCCTCAGCAGACAATTGCAAGCGCTGATGATTTAATCAAGTCTAGTGGAAAGCAGGTTTCTGGTAAAGATATTGAAGAAATTTGGTTGGAGGTGCTAGGAAAAATTCGGAGAAATAgtattaaagaattttttattcaagaaGGGAAGCTTGCATCAGTGAGTTTTGGTGCAG CACCAACTGTGCGCTTGATATTCAATTCACATCATGCAAAATCAAAAGCAGAGAAATTGAGAGAGCAAATCTTACAAGCATTTGAGTCTGCTCTTGGGTCATCAGTGATAATTGAATTTAGATGtgaattgaaaaatcattCATCAGTTACTCTACCTGCCTCCAAGAATGGTTTGTTACATATTAGGGACATGAGCAGTTGTGAGCCTCAAGCTCAGTTATCACACTACGGTTCCGGTGAAGTTGGAAGAGGTGAAATTGTTGAAATAGATGCTTTACCAAGGGTAGCCCATAATCAAAGAGAATCGAATCATAGGAATTTGGAAGGTTCACAGGGAGAAGTATCAGTCTCACGCAGGAACTCGACCATGTCATCAATTTCAGAAACAAGAGAAGGTGGAGCTCAAAGTCAGAGTCAAAGTATTGTGAGAAGCAAAGTATCTCTGGCACATGTTATTCAGCAGGCAGAAGGATGTTCACAGAGAAATGGACGGTCCAAACACAAGACTGTATCTATAGCTGAAGAACTTGAGCAGGAAAACTT GAGACTTGAACCTCAATCAAGAAGCTTATTATGCTGGAAAGCATCTAGAGTTACTCAAAGAAAG CTTTCACGGTTAAAAATCAGAACTCGAAGGCCACAGTCATTGCTGAAATTCGTCTCGTGTGGGAAATGTCTCTCTGCTTAG